One segment of Capnocytophaga sp. oral taxon 878 DNA contains the following:
- a CDS encoding adenylate kinase yields the protein MELIKLHDKTFEPYISAEQLNEIAARMAAEVYQDLSESRPLFVVVLNGSFMFAADFVRHYKGECEINFVRLSSYQGTESTGKVHQLMGLPTSVEGRDVVILEDIIDTGNTLEEIYRIFADKKVKSFRIATLFFKPDAYKKDLKIDYVGKPIPNRFIVGYGLDFDEIGRNLPQVYQLNTSLTMTNLVLFGKPGAGKGTQAAFLKDKYNLVHISTGDIFRYNIKNETKLGKLAQSYIEKGDLVPDEVTIQMLQAEVEKNPNAEGFIFDGFPRTIAQAEALDAFLESKGMRIHSTLALEADDEVLIKRIVERGKVSGRADDQDEEKIRNRFTEYNEKTAPLIAYYQAQGKYSPIDGIGTIEEITTRLSQAIDTIKAQ from the coding sequence ATGGAACTAATTAAATTACACGATAAGACTTTTGAGCCTTATATATCGGCGGAGCAACTTAATGAAATTGCTGCGCGTATGGCTGCAGAGGTGTATCAAGATTTGAGTGAATCACGTCCGCTTTTTGTCGTGGTTCTTAATGGCTCGTTTATGTTTGCGGCTGACTTTGTGAGACACTACAAAGGCGAATGCGAAATTAACTTTGTGCGTCTATCATCATATCAGGGCACAGAATCAACAGGGAAGGTACACCAGCTTATGGGATTACCTACCTCTGTAGAAGGGCGTGATGTAGTAATATTGGAAGATATTATTGATACGGGTAATACTTTGGAAGAAATCTACCGTATTTTTGCAGATAAGAAAGTAAAATCTTTCCGTATTGCTACCTTATTTTTCAAACCTGATGCCTACAAAAAAGATCTTAAAATAGATTATGTGGGTAAACCTATTCCTAACCGATTTATTGTGGGCTATGGCTTAGATTTTGATGAAATAGGGCGCAACCTACCTCAAGTATATCAATTAAACACTTCATTAACAATGACAAATTTAGTACTTTTCGGCAAACCAGGAGCTGGGAAAGGCACCCAAGCCGCTTTCTTGAAAGACAAATACAACTTAGTACACATTTCAACTGGAGATATCTTCCGTTATAACATTAAAAATGAAACGAAGCTAGGTAAACTTGCTCAATCATACATTGAAAAAGGAGACCTTGTGCCTGATGAGGTTACTATACAGATGCTACAAGCTGAAGTAGAAAAGAATCCTAATGCTGAAGGATTTATCTTTGATGGGTTCCCTCGTACTATTGCGCAAGCTGAGGCTCTTGATGCTTTCCTTGAAAGTAAAGGAATGCGCATTCATAGTACTTTGGCTTTGGAGGCTGATGACGAGGTACTGATTAAACGTATTGTAGAACGTGGCAAGGTGAGTGGACGTGCTGATGACCAAGATGAGGAGAAAATACGTAACCGCTTTACTGAATACAACGAGAAAACAGCTCCGCTTATAGCTTATTATCAAGCGCAAGGTAAATACAGTCCTATTGATGGTATTGGTACCATTGAAGAGATTACTACACGCCTTTCACAAGCTATTGACACTATAAAAGCACAATAA
- the obgE gene encoding GTPase ObgE, which translates to MTEGNFTDYVKIYAASGKGGAGSMHLHREKFVPKGGPDGGDGGRGGHIILRGNKHLWTLIHFKFQKHFQAEHGEAGGANRSFGANGKDITLEVPLGTIVKDAETEETLFEITEDGQEVIALRGGKGGLGNWHFRTATNQTPRYAQPGLPGEERELLLELKVLADVGFVGFPNAGKSTLLSVITSAKPKIGDYPFTTLKPNLGIVENRDYQSFVVADIPGIIEGAAEGKGLGHYFLRHIERNSVLLFLIPADSPDIVNEYHILLNELSEYNPELLDKERLIAISKSDMLDEELTEAIDNELKNSFTDIPYLFISSVSGKGIQQLKDKLWAMIH; encoded by the coding sequence ATGACCGAAGGTAATTTCACCGACTACGTTAAAATATACGCTGCCTCGGGCAAGGGAGGCGCAGGATCTATGCACTTACACCGCGAGAAGTTCGTCCCGAAGGGGGGACCTGATGGGGGCGATGGCGGTCGTGGAGGGCATATTATCTTGCGTGGCAATAAGCACTTATGGACTCTTATTCACTTTAAGTTTCAAAAACATTTTCAAGCAGAACATGGCGAAGCTGGTGGAGCTAACCGCAGTTTTGGCGCTAATGGTAAGGATATTACTCTTGAAGTGCCTTTGGGTACTATAGTTAAAGATGCTGAAACTGAGGAAACCCTCTTTGAGATAACTGAAGATGGGCAAGAGGTTATAGCCTTGAGAGGTGGTAAAGGAGGATTGGGGAACTGGCACTTTCGGACAGCTACGAACCAGACGCCTCGTTATGCGCAACCAGGATTGCCAGGTGAAGAGCGTGAGCTGTTACTGGAGCTAAAAGTGCTTGCTGATGTAGGTTTTGTAGGTTTTCCTAACGCTGGGAAATCAACCTTACTGTCGGTAATTACTTCTGCCAAACCGAAAATAGGTGATTACCCTTTCACTACTCTTAAGCCTAACTTAGGTATTGTTGAGAACCGTGATTACCAGTCGTTTGTGGTGGCTGATATACCTGGTATTATAGAGGGGGCTGCTGAGGGTAAAGGCTTGGGTCATTATTTTTTGAGGCATATTGAGCGTAACTCGGTGTTATTGTTCTTGATTCCTGCTGATAGTCCTGATATAGTGAATGAGTATCATATTTTGCTTAATGAGCTATCGGAATACAATCCTGAATTGCTTGATAAGGAGCGACTAATAGCTATTTCTAAGAGTGATATGCTTGATGAGGAGCTTACGGAGGCTATTGATAATGAACTAAAAAATAGCTTTACTGATATTCCTTACTTATTTATCTCTTCGGTTTCGGGGAAAGGTATTCAGCAACTTAAAGACAAGCTTTGGGCTATGATTCATTAA
- a CDS encoding leucine--tRNA ligase, with protein MLYNHKEIEAFWQEYWAKHQTFKAQNNSTKPKYYVLDMFPYPSGAGLHVGHPLGYIASDIVARYKRHKGFNVLHPQGYDSFGLPAEQYAIQTGQHPAVTTAQNIARYREQLDKIGFSFDWSREVKTSDPDYYRHTQWIFIQLFNSWYNNATEKAEPIETLIALFETEGNSKVNAACDDDTPTFTAAQWHAMTAESKQRHLLKYRLTYLAETEVNWCPALGTVLANDEIVNGVSERGGHPVIRKKMTQWSMRITAYAERLLQGLDSIDWSESIKESQRNWIGKSVGASIDFVLASGEHKVEVFTTRPDTLFGVTYLTLAPEHPLVLQITTEEQRAEVEAYIAATAKRSERDRMADTKTVSGAFTGAYAVHPLTGKQLPIWIGDYVLASYGTGAVMAVPAGDDRDYAFAKHFKGAKGMPEPINIFDKDISGAAFTDKEGMTYQNSDILNGCTNFGEAVTKVLAALEAKGAGTAKVNYRLRDAVFSRQRYWGEPFPTYYENGLPQMIEEAYLPIHLPEVEKYLPTEEGNPPLGNASVWAWDTANHKVVSNELIDNQTVFPLELNTMPGWAGSSWYWLEYMMEKDARATFPTKAVVDYWQNVDLYVGGSEHATGHLLYSRFWNKFLKDRGFAPTEEPFKKLINQGMILGMSAFAYRVLWEVKDEQGNEVNLVEVKELSSNNFPPIFVSKKFKDDKLAIVLLEKIFPKYPQWVEFMKKLSGKIINTIIQPIHVDVSLLKDTSDELDIEKFKVWRKEFANAEFILEEDGKYITGREVEKMSKSKYNVVNPDDICEQYGADTLRLYEMFLGPLEQAKPWNTAGISGVYNFLRKLWRLYFNDNGWQVTDEAPTPEMLKALHKTIKKVNEDIENFSFNTSVSQFMICVNELSSLKCHHRDVLAPLAVLVAPFAPHIAEELWKRLGNTESVTYAPYPVHEDRYLQEDSKEYPVSFNGKVRFKRAYATSMTPAEIEQAILADPQTAEQLQGNTPKKVIVVPNRIINVVM; from the coding sequence ATGCTTTATAATCACAAAGAAATAGAAGCCTTTTGGCAAGAATATTGGGCAAAACATCAAACTTTCAAAGCCCAAAATAACAGCACTAAACCTAAGTACTATGTCCTCGATATGTTCCCTTATCCTTCAGGAGCGGGCTTACACGTAGGGCACCCGCTGGGGTATATTGCCAGCGACATCGTGGCGCGTTACAAGCGTCATAAAGGATTTAATGTATTGCACCCCCAAGGATATGATAGTTTTGGTTTGCCAGCCGAGCAATACGCTATACAAACAGGTCAGCACCCTGCGGTTACTACCGCGCAGAACATTGCCCGCTACCGCGAACAGCTGGATAAAATAGGCTTTTCATTTGATTGGAGTCGGGAGGTAAAAACTTCCGACCCCGATTACTATCGTCATACCCAATGGATATTTATACAACTCTTCAACTCGTGGTATAACAACGCTACTGAGAAGGCAGAGCCTATCGAAACGCTTATCGCTCTCTTTGAAACAGAAGGCAATAGCAAGGTAAATGCTGCCTGTGACGATGATACCCCAACCTTCACTGCTGCCCAATGGCACGCAATGACAGCTGAAAGCAAACAACGTCATTTACTAAAATACCGACTTACCTACTTGGCAGAAACCGAAGTGAACTGGTGCCCTGCTTTAGGTACTGTTTTGGCTAATGACGAGATAGTAAATGGCGTGTCGGAGCGTGGCGGTCACCCTGTTATTCGCAAGAAGATGACCCAGTGGAGTATGCGCATTACCGCTTATGCTGAAAGACTTTTGCAAGGCTTGGATAGCATCGATTGGAGTGAGAGTATTAAGGAAAGTCAGAGGAATTGGATAGGAAAATCAGTAGGAGCCTCTATCGACTTTGTGCTCGCCTCCGGCGAGCACAAAGTCGAGGTCTTCACCACTCGCCCCGATACCCTCTTCGGTGTTACTTACCTTACCCTTGCCCCCGAACACCCCTTAGTATTGCAAATCACTACAGAGGAGCAACGTGCTGAGGTAGAGGCTTATATAGCAGCTACTGCCAAACGTTCAGAGCGCGACCGTATGGCGGATACCAAAACCGTATCGGGCGCTTTCACAGGGGCGTATGCCGTGCACCCACTTACTGGCAAGCAGCTTCCTATCTGGATAGGCGATTATGTATTGGCTAGCTATGGTACCGGTGCTGTAATGGCAGTTCCTGCGGGTGATGACCGCGATTATGCCTTTGCCAAACACTTCAAGGGAGCTAAAGGAATGCCTGAACCTATCAACATTTTTGATAAGGATATTTCGGGAGCAGCCTTTACCGATAAAGAGGGAATGACTTACCAAAACTCTGATATTCTCAATGGTTGTACTAACTTTGGTGAGGCAGTTACTAAAGTGTTGGCAGCCTTAGAAGCCAAAGGAGCTGGCACAGCCAAAGTGAATTATCGTCTCCGCGATGCTGTCTTCTCACGTCAGCGTTATTGGGGCGAACCTTTCCCAACATACTATGAAAACGGCTTGCCACAGATGATTGAGGAGGCTTATTTGCCTATTCATCTGCCTGAAGTAGAGAAATACCTCCCTACAGAAGAGGGTAATCCGCCGTTGGGCAATGCTAGCGTTTGGGCGTGGGATACTGCAAACCACAAGGTAGTAAGCAATGAGCTTATTGATAATCAAACAGTATTCCCATTGGAACTGAACACTATGCCAGGTTGGGCGGGCTCTTCTTGGTATTGGTTAGAGTATATGATGGAAAAAGATGCACGTGCAACCTTCCCTACCAAAGCCGTAGTAGACTACTGGCAAAACGTAGACCTCTACGTAGGGGGTAGCGAACACGCCACAGGGCACCTCTTGTATTCACGTTTTTGGAATAAGTTCCTTAAGGATAGAGGCTTTGCCCCTACTGAAGAACCATTTAAAAAGCTGATTAATCAGGGGATGATATTAGGAATGAGTGCCTTTGCTTACCGAGTGTTATGGGAAGTGAAAGATGAGCAAGGTAATGAAGTGAATTTAGTTGAAGTAAAAGAGCTTTCATCTAATAACTTTCCTCCTATATTTGTTTCAAAGAAATTCAAGGATGATAAGTTGGCGATTGTTTTATTAGAGAAGATTTTCCCTAAATATCCTCAATGGGTGGAGTTTATGAAAAAACTCTCAGGAAAAATAATTAATACTATTATCCAACCTATTCACGTAGATGTTTCTCTGTTAAAAGATACTTCTGATGAATTAGATATTGAGAAATTCAAAGTGTGGCGTAAAGAATTTGCTAATGCAGAGTTTATTTTAGAAGAAGACGGCAAGTATATCACAGGGCGCGAAGTAGAAAAGATGTCGAAATCTAAATACAATGTGGTAAACCCTGATGATATTTGTGAGCAGTACGGAGCTGATACCTTGCGCCTCTACGAAATGTTCTTAGGACCTTTGGAACAAGCCAAACCTTGGAACACAGCAGGTATTTCGGGGGTATATAACTTCTTGCGCAAGCTATGGCGTTTGTATTTCAATGATAATGGCTGGCAAGTAACTGACGAAGCCCCTACACCGGAAATGCTCAAAGCACTGCATAAAACCATCAAAAAGGTAAATGAAGATATAGAGAATTTCTCCTTTAATACCTCGGTGAGTCAGTTTATGATATGCGTGAATGAGTTATCCTCGCTAAAATGCCACCATAGAGACGTTTTGGCGCCTCTTGCGGTACTAGTAGCGCCCTTTGCTCCACATATCGCTGAAGAGCTCTGGAAAAGGCTCGGAAATACCGAAAGCGTAACTTATGCCCCTTACCCTGTTCACGAGGATAGGTATTTGCAAGAGGACAGCAAGGAGTATCCGGTATCGTTCAATGGGAAGGTACGCTTTAAACGCGCTTATGCTACCAGTATGACTCCTGCCGAGATAGAGCAAGCTATCCTTGCAGACCCTCAAACGGCAGAACAGCTACAAGGCAACACCCCTAAAAAGGTAATTGTAGTGCCTAATAGGATTATCAACGTAGTAATGTAA